A portion of the Manihot esculenta cultivar AM560-2 chromosome 2, M.esculenta_v8, whole genome shotgun sequence genome contains these proteins:
- the LOC110610168 gene encoding uncharacterized protein LOC110610168, giving the protein MEWSPQFAMKAYLHSLQLSRREDNTSSYGSTKLVEPKCMEFISALAAGKQAKLMVEITTQGITPLTISLAVAAKQAGGKLICILPHHHQQQNFINKCRNHDLHLPDLEDLEDVIEFVPGGNPFQVAMQYKKIDFLVVDGKLEGHLKLLEMVDLNPSGCLIVGHNLQYREYEVSFGQVLNRKKGIDCVSLPIGEGMELTRIESFTMRKCRRFKRFHVIFEN; this is encoded by the exons ATGGAGTGGTCTCCTCAATTTGCCATGAAAGCTTACTTGCACAGTCTTCAACTG TCAAGGAGAGAAGACAACACTAGTTCATATGGAAGCACAAAACTCGTAGAACCCAAATGCATGGAGTTCATATCAGCTTTAGCAGCTGGGAAGCAAGCCAAGTTAATGGTAGAAATAACCACACAAGGGATAACTCCATTGACAATCTCTCTAGCAGTAGCAGCAAAGCAAGCAGGAGGAAAACTCATCTGCATtcttcctcatcatcatcaACAACAAAATTTCATCAACAAATGCAGAAACCATGATCTGCATCTTCCAGATCTTGAAGATCTGGAAGATGTGATTGAATTTGTTCCAGGAGGAAACCCTTTCCAGGTAGCCATGCAATACAAGAAAATAGATTTTCTGGTTGTTGATGGGAAATTGGAGGGTCATTTGAAGTTGCTTGAGATGGTTGATCTTAACCCTAGTGGGTGTCTTATAGTAGGGCATAATTTGCAGTATAGAGAATATGAAGTTTCTTTTGGTCAGGTTTTGAATAGGAAGAAAGGAATTGATTGTGTTAGTTTGCCTATTGGAGAAGGAATGGAGTTGACTAGAATTGAATCTTTCACCATGAGAAAGTGTAGGAGATTTAAGAGATTTCATGTAATTTTTGAGAATtga